A single region of the Herpetosiphon gulosus genome encodes:
- the drmA gene encoding DISARM system helicase DrmA, which yields MAESILTPPDPFTIRDELETLIVRDLLGPAGGEQEEVHEVSVRDRYLVGMLAPRKQQIIPELHDDFERSALTSDEPPLDVGTTQAPSMFPSSMGLTCSVIPQATTLMVTMTWGKYQRISREEADGSSTRIWKREARGGHWQLVLKPGTTTWTPDPDEPAVHGRAVIRQRADGWSVSLFLHNMQDEPPRMRDSAWIFQPHIRLTDPDGEAIFRQRMRTTLPTDREAQAVAMRYRTVVEFAVGHGVSVQATRDATHPHWATMLETTIVPVADVPVSTEPNHTEAPELVSLVVDMDRLSRTPMGQFTAALQPLCVAYARWITDQTARLNTDQTFAAWGDVADDTRTHWEHALTRMQAGIALLDRDPQAAEAFRFANQAMARQRMQSLYAEARRRGQPVTRETFDQPQYRSWRAFQLGFFLLNLPGLTLLPHPDRATTPEALADLLWYPTGGGKTEAYLGLTAYTLAIRRLQGVVAGRSGMDGVAVIMRYTLRLLTLQQFQRASALICACETLRREAAATGDHRWGTTPFRIGLWVGQRTTPNTTTQSKEVLKTQHRGGYGSFGSTGSPAQLTNCPWCGSSIEPGRDISVNEARGRTLMYCGDPRGECPFSRRNAQYEGLPVVVVDEEIYRLLPALLIATVDKFAQLPWNGCTQMLFGHVDRYCERHGFGSPELGDESAHRALPNEGLPAVTVRAHAPLRPPDLIIQDELHLLSGPLGTLVGLYETAIDRLCTWTVHQHTIRPKVIASTATVRRADHQVHAVFVRKLAIFPPPGFDANDSFFAMERPITPSTPGRRYLGICAIGKRQKAVLIRVYVALLAAAQTLYERYGEAVDPWMTLVGYFNAMRDLGGARRLVDDDIRTRLAKMSQRGLANRRAPNVEELTSRKSAEDIPQLLDALEIPFRTEPSAKRPLDVVLATNMLSVGVDVKRLGAMVVNGQPKTTAEYIQATSRVGRSTPGLVLSILNWSRPRDLSHYEQFVQYHATFYQHVEAISVTPFAARALDRGLAAVLVSLIRLYGHAYTENLQAGHIDRDHPVVTAMVQVLTERAGLVTGQAVIGHHVHAEIAHLLDVWLNKIHYRHAGVRLGYRSKNDGQTEGLLQVPNADTWTDFTCLNSLRDVEPTTNLLLHDHGFEQDSLRPWSAALVQGEDE from the coding sequence ATGGCCGAATCGATCCTGACTCCACCCGATCCGTTTACGATTCGCGATGAACTAGAAACCCTGATCGTGCGTGATTTGCTTGGCCCTGCCGGAGGCGAGCAGGAAGAAGTCCATGAAGTCAGTGTGCGCGATCGCTATTTAGTCGGGATGTTGGCTCCGCGTAAACAGCAAATTATCCCAGAATTACATGATGATTTCGAGCGGAGCGCCCTGACCAGCGACGAGCCACCACTGGATGTTGGCACGACCCAAGCCCCATCGATGTTTCCTTCCTCAATGGGACTCACCTGCTCCGTCATCCCACAGGCCACAACCTTGATGGTGACGATGACATGGGGCAAATATCAGCGCATCAGCCGGGAAGAAGCCGATGGCAGTAGTACGCGGATCTGGAAACGCGAGGCTCGCGGTGGTCATTGGCAGCTTGTCCTGAAACCCGGTACGACCACGTGGACTCCTGACCCTGACGAACCTGCGGTGCACGGGCGAGCAGTCATCCGTCAGCGGGCGGATGGTTGGAGTGTGAGCCTCTTTCTGCATAATATGCAGGATGAACCACCGCGCATGCGCGATAGCGCGTGGATCTTTCAACCCCACATTCGGCTCACTGATCCTGATGGGGAAGCAATTTTTCGCCAACGCATGCGGACGACCCTGCCAACGGATCGTGAAGCGCAGGCAGTCGCGATGCGCTATCGCACCGTGGTTGAGTTTGCCGTTGGGCATGGCGTGAGCGTTCAAGCGACCCGCGATGCGACCCATCCCCATTGGGCGACCATGCTCGAAACAACGATCGTGCCGGTGGCCGATGTCCCGGTGAGTACCGAGCCGAATCATACTGAAGCTCCGGAGTTGGTATCGTTGGTCGTCGATATGGATCGGCTGAGCCGCACACCGATGGGTCAGTTTACCGCCGCGCTTCAACCCCTGTGTGTCGCCTACGCACGCTGGATTACCGACCAAACGGCGCGTTTGAACACTGACCAGACGTTTGCCGCGTGGGGCGATGTGGCCGACGATACCCGTACCCACTGGGAGCATGCCTTAACCCGTATGCAGGCGGGGATTGCCTTGCTCGATCGTGATCCGCAGGCGGCTGAAGCCTTTCGCTTTGCGAATCAGGCCATGGCCCGCCAACGTATGCAAAGCCTGTATGCGGAAGCACGGCGGCGCGGCCAACCAGTCACGCGCGAGACCTTTGATCAGCCGCAGTATCGCTCGTGGCGGGCGTTTCAATTGGGCTTTTTCTTGCTGAATCTGCCAGGATTAACGCTCCTGCCCCATCCTGATCGTGCCACAACCCCGGAGGCCTTGGCTGATTTATTGTGGTATCCAACAGGCGGTGGGAAGACGGAAGCCTACCTTGGTTTGACGGCCTATACCCTAGCGATTCGGCGGTTGCAGGGAGTGGTTGCTGGCCGTTCGGGCATGGATGGGGTTGCGGTCATTATGCGCTATACCTTGCGCTTGCTCACCTTGCAGCAATTCCAACGCGCCAGTGCCTTGATTTGTGCCTGTGAAACGTTGCGGCGTGAAGCGGCGGCCACTGGTGATCATCGCTGGGGGACGACCCCCTTTCGGATTGGGCTGTGGGTGGGCCAACGGACAACCCCGAATACAACGACCCAAAGCAAAGAGGTCTTGAAAACCCAGCATCGTGGGGGCTATGGGAGTTTTGGGTCAACCGGATCGCCCGCTCAACTCACGAATTGTCCATGGTGTGGGAGCAGTATTGAACCAGGTCGTGATATCAGCGTCAATGAGGCTCGTGGTCGAACCCTGATGTATTGTGGTGATCCACGGGGCGAATGTCCTTTTAGTCGCCGTAATGCACAGTACGAAGGCTTGCCCGTGGTCGTTGTCGACGAAGAAATTTATCGACTATTGCCAGCCCTGCTGATTGCTACGGTGGATAAATTTGCCCAATTACCGTGGAATGGGTGCACCCAAATGCTCTTTGGCCATGTGGATCGGTACTGTGAACGCCATGGGTTTGGGTCGCCAGAACTGGGTGATGAAAGTGCCCATCGTGCGCTGCCCAATGAAGGCTTACCAGCAGTAACGGTGCGTGCTCATGCGCCGTTGCGGCCACCGGATCTCATTATTCAAGATGAGTTACACTTGTTAAGTGGGCCACTGGGAACCTTGGTCGGCTTATATGAGACGGCCATTGATCGGCTGTGTACGTGGACAGTGCACCAGCACACGATCCGCCCCAAAGTGATCGCCTCAACGGCGACCGTTCGCCGCGCCGATCATCAGGTCCATGCGGTCTTTGTTCGCAAATTGGCGATTTTCCCGCCACCAGGCTTCGATGCCAACGATAGCTTTTTTGCGATGGAACGGCCAATTACACCGAGTACGCCCGGTCGTCGCTATCTTGGTATTTGCGCGATTGGCAAACGCCAGAAAGCCGTGTTGATTCGCGTGTATGTTGCGCTGCTGGCCGCCGCACAAACCTTATACGAGCGCTATGGCGAGGCGGTTGACCCATGGATGACGCTGGTTGGCTATTTCAATGCCATGCGTGATTTGGGCGGGGCACGGCGCTTAGTTGATGACGATATTCGCACGCGGTTAGCAAAAATGAGCCAACGGGGCTTGGCCAATCGGCGTGCGCCGAACGTTGAAGAATTAACCTCACGCAAAAGCGCCGAAGATATTCCGCAGTTGCTCGATGCCTTGGAAATTCCCTTTCGGACGGAGCCATCAGCCAAACGCCCACTCGATGTGGTGCTTGCCACGAATATGCTGTCGGTTGGGGTTGATGTCAAACGGCTGGGGGCGATGGTGGTCAATGGGCAACCTAAAACCACCGCTGAATATATTCAAGCGACCAGTCGGGTTGGGCGCAGTACCCCCGGCTTGGTGCTAAGCATCTTGAACTGGTCACGACCGCGCGACTTATCGCACTATGAACAGTTTGTGCAATATCACGCCACCTTCTATCAGCATGTTGAGGCTATCTCCGTGACCCCCTTTGCCGCACGTGCGTTGGATCGTGGCTTAGCTGCGGTGCTGGTGAGTCTCATTCGGCTGTATGGTCATGCCTATACCGAAAATTTACAAGCTGGGCATATTGATCGTGACCATCCGGTGGTGACGGCCATGGTGCAGGTGTTAACGGAGCGTGCGGGGTTGGTTACAGGGCAGGCGGTGATTGGGCATCATGTGCATGCCGAGATTGCGCATCTGCTTGATGTGTGGTTGAACAAAATTCATTATCGCCATGCCGGGGTGCGGCTGGGCTATCGGAGCAAAAACGATGGTCAGACCGAAGGGCTCCTTCAGGTTCCCAATGCCGATACCTGGACGGACTTTACCTGTCTCAATTCGTTGCGTGATGTCGAGCCAACGACGAATTTATTGTTGCATGATCACGGGTTTGAGCAGGATAGTCTCCGTCCGTGGTCGGCGGCGCTTGTGCAGGGGGAGGACGAATGA
- a CDS encoding DUF1998 domain-containing protein, with protein MMTNPNLSVGDIRPSQVVQSFGIGSLIDLPHLSVMVLGLDDWSVDGRNEVSEDRLLAAVQAELGSQVARLMHPPVEAATSSGMVYSGSPLVGVPVATFPRWMVCPLCRQLLAIESALVQLKTDPVRPDRARYVHTNCGKAKAPPTMVPSRFLVGCEHGHLDDFPWSYFVHGQQVSCPGVLRIIEAGVTGEAAEIYIECDGCQHGVGGKSRRPLSDAFGEKGRSSLPACRGRHPHVRMFSDEPCVKPLKTLALGASNTWFGVMASALSLPQAVDPVAQIVEEHWLHFNRATSQADLEAMRRFQVIPPYPTISDPALWAAIEARRQGHAIDNPKTLKTPEWHTLRQPLDAPSSRHFRAVPTSVPDGMAMLRQVVLVERLREVRALLGFTRIRAFGDFEEATSDDQALVGLSRGKPTWVPATDVYGEGIFLEFDEAMIQRWCQRAAVQQRQRDFQAAHRTWRTQRRLDPNQGYPDIRYTLLHSLAHALIRQLAVACGYAMASLRERIYALEPTADDGPMAGILIYTAAADSEGTLGGLVQLGAPEFLGYHLRAALETLHICASDPLCADHEPQTEPGLLHGAACHACLFLPETSCERGNKYLDRSLVVATVERDDLAFFTG; from the coding sequence ATGATGACCAATCCGAACCTGAGTGTTGGAGATATTCGGCCAAGTCAGGTCGTGCAGAGCTTTGGTATTGGCTCGTTAATTGATTTGCCACACCTCTCGGTCATGGTCTTAGGCCTCGATGATTGGAGTGTGGATGGCCGAAATGAGGTGAGCGAGGATCGCTTGCTGGCTGCTGTGCAAGCGGAACTTGGCAGTCAGGTGGCGCGACTGATGCATCCGCCTGTGGAAGCTGCAACGAGTTCGGGCATGGTCTATAGCGGATCGCCGTTGGTGGGCGTTCCGGTCGCAACCTTTCCGCGCTGGATGGTCTGCCCGCTGTGTCGCCAGCTGCTCGCCATTGAGAGTGCGTTAGTCCAGCTCAAGACTGATCCGGTTCGTCCTGATCGGGCACGCTATGTGCATACGAATTGTGGCAAAGCCAAAGCGCCACCGACCATGGTTCCATCCCGTTTTTTGGTAGGCTGCGAACATGGCCATCTCGATGATTTTCCGTGGAGTTATTTTGTGCATGGGCAGCAGGTTTCCTGTCCTGGAGTGTTGCGGATCATCGAAGCGGGCGTGACGGGTGAGGCAGCAGAAATTTACATTGAATGTGATGGCTGTCAGCATGGTGTTGGTGGAAAATCGCGTCGTCCGCTCTCTGATGCGTTTGGCGAGAAAGGACGGAGTAGTTTGCCCGCTTGTCGTGGGCGACACCCCCATGTGCGCATGTTCAGTGATGAACCCTGTGTGAAACCGCTCAAAACATTGGCCTTAGGGGCTTCGAATACATGGTTTGGGGTGATGGCCTCGGCCTTGTCGTTGCCACAAGCCGTTGATCCGGTGGCGCAAATTGTCGAGGAGCATTGGCTGCACTTCAATCGCGCTACCTCACAGGCTGATCTCGAGGCGATGCGCCGCTTTCAGGTCATTCCGCCCTATCCGACTATTTCCGATCCTGCGTTGTGGGCGGCGATTGAGGCGCGTCGTCAAGGACACGCGATTGACAATCCCAAAACGTTAAAAACACCAGAATGGCATACCCTCCGCCAACCATTGGATGCTCCGAGTTCACGCCACTTCCGTGCGGTGCCAACCAGTGTCCCCGACGGGATGGCTATGCTGCGCCAAGTGGTATTAGTTGAACGCCTCCGAGAAGTGCGGGCACTCTTGGGCTTTACCCGGATTCGGGCGTTTGGTGATTTTGAAGAGGCAACGAGTGATGATCAAGCGCTGGTTGGACTGAGCCGAGGCAAACCAACGTGGGTTCCTGCCACGGATGTGTATGGCGAAGGGATATTCTTGGAGTTTGATGAAGCGATGATCCAACGCTGGTGTCAGCGTGCCGCCGTCCAGCAGCGCCAACGTGACTTTCAGGCAGCCCATCGCACGTGGCGGACCCAACGTCGGCTTGATCCCAATCAAGGCTACCCCGATATTCGTTATACCTTGCTGCATAGTTTGGCGCATGCCCTGATTCGCCAATTGGCAGTGGCCTGTGGCTATGCCATGGCGAGTTTGCGTGAACGGATTTATGCCCTAGAACCGACGGCAGATGATGGCCCTATGGCGGGCATCTTAATCTACACCGCTGCCGCCGACAGCGAAGGCACCTTAGGGGGATTAGTGCAACTAGGAGCGCCTGAGTTCCTTGGGTATCATCTGCGTGCCGCGTTAGAAACTTTACATATCTGTGCCTCTGATCCGCTTTGTGCCGATCATGAACCGCAAACGGAACCGGGCTTATTACATGGGGCAGCGTGTCATGCCTGTTTGTTTCTCCCGGAAACCTCATGCGAACGCGGCAATAAGTATCTTGATCGTTCGCTGGTGGTTGCGACGGTTGAACGGGATGATTTAGCATTCTTTACGGGGTAA